One genomic region from Apodemus sylvaticus chromosome 1, mApoSyl1.1, whole genome shotgun sequence encodes:
- the LOC127684234 gene encoding vomeronasal type-1 receptor 4-like produces the protein MSSENFAMGIFLFSQITVGMLGNSSILIHYIILISTGKSLMPKDQIIGHLTFANCLSVISKAIPQTLSNYGFKDFLNDIGCKLINYIYRITRGMSLYAMCLLSCFQAITISPSNSRWMIIKHRATKYIGPSCSVGWLVNLFLNIMTPVTVSGPRYNKNVTKWKINEYCSWFVYGNVGTALSMFILCFSDGLCLGLMACSSVSMVSRLYRHKRQVQHIHSSQHLLNASAENRATQSIVILVCTFVISYLLSSIMVMLMAYSKYPMLLRVTVFTFLETCFPIVCPFVLMSNIKHSISLVFFCFCRR, from the coding sequence ATGTCTTCTGAAAACTTTGCAATGGGAATTTTTCTCTTCTCCCAGATTACTGTGGGAATGCTTGGAAATTCTTCAATACTAATTCATTATATCATTTTGATATCTACTGGGAAGTCCTTAATGCCCAAAGACCAGATTATAGGGCACTTGACTTTTGCCAACTGCTTGTCTGTCATCTCAAAAGCCATTCCACAGACACTGTCAAATTATGGGTTTAAAGATTTCCTGAATGATATTGGATGTAAATTAATAAACTATATTTACCGAATAACAAGGGGAATGTCCCTGTATGCCATGTGCCTACTGAGTTGCTTCCAAGCAATCACAATCAGCCCCAGCAACTCCAGGTGGATGATAATTAAACACAGAGCGACCAAGTACATTGGACCCTCCTGCTCAGTAGGCTGGCTTGTGAatctctttctaaacatcatgacgccagtaacagtgtcaggtccCAGGTACAACAAAAATGTGACTAAATGGAAGATTAATGAATACTGCTCATGGTTTGTTTATGGAAATGTGGGAACTGCACTGTCTATGTTCATACTGTGCTTCTCTGATGGCCTGTGCCTGGGTCTCATGGCCTGCTCCAGTGTCTCCATGGTGAGTAGACTCTACAGACACAAGAGGCAAGTCCAGCATATCCATAGTTCTCAGCACCTCCTAAATGCCTCAGCTGAAAACAGAGCCACTCAATCTATCGTCATCCTGGTGTGCACTTTTGTCATCTCCTATCTCCTCTCCTCCATTATGGTTATGCTTATGGCCTACTCCAAATACCCAATGTTATTGCGAGTAACTGTATTTACATTTCTCGAAACCTGCTTTCCCATAGTTTGCCCCTTTGTTCTCATGAGCAATATCAAGCATAGTATTAGCCTggtttttttctgcttttgtagGAGATAG